One region of Bradyrhizobium betae genomic DNA includes:
- a CDS encoding ribonuclease activity regulator RraA: MTKLSEATRTKLKSVSTATVATALFKRGLRIQMIQDVHPLGADQPTMVGEAFTLRYMPAREDLNTIDVFKDRSHPQRKAVEDCPPGSVLVMDSRKDARAASAGAILVTRLMKRGVAGVVTDGGFRDSAEIARLGIPAYHHRPSAPTNLTLHQAIEINVPIGCGDAPVFPGDVILGDADGVIAIPAHLAEEIANETFEMTAFEDFVTEEVGKGRGIFGLYPATDPQTLIDFADWRKKNGR, from the coding sequence AGCTCAAATCCGTCTCCACCGCCACTGTCGCCACCGCTTTGTTCAAGCGCGGCCTGCGCATCCAGATGATCCAGGATGTGCATCCCCTGGGCGCGGACCAGCCGACCATGGTTGGGGAGGCTTTCACCCTGCGCTACATGCCGGCGCGGGAGGATCTCAACACGATCGACGTGTTCAAGGACCGCTCGCATCCGCAGCGCAAGGCGGTCGAGGATTGTCCGCCCGGTTCGGTGCTGGTGATGGACAGCCGCAAGGACGCGCGCGCGGCTTCGGCCGGCGCGATCCTGGTGACGCGGTTGATGAAGCGCGGCGTTGCCGGCGTCGTCACCGACGGCGGTTTTCGCGATTCCGCCGAGATCGCCAGGCTCGGCATTCCCGCTTATCACCATCGCCCGTCCGCGCCGACCAACCTGACGCTGCACCAAGCCATTGAGATCAACGTGCCAATCGGCTGCGGTGACGCGCCGGTGTTCCCCGGCGACGTCATCCTCGGCGATGCCGACGGCGTCATCGCGATCCCCGCGCATCTCGCCGAAGAGATCGCCAACGAAACCTTCGAGATGACGGCGTTCGAGGACTTCGTCACCGAGGAAGTCGGCAAGGGCCGCGGCATCTTCGGTCTCTATCCGGCCACAGATCCGCAGACGCTCATCGACTTTGCGGACTGGCGGAAGAAGAACGGGCGGTAG
- a CDS encoding flavin reductase family protein: protein MRRYIKRDFPTSNVRRLLEPGPIVLVSSAHKDETNIMTMGWHMMMEFSPALVACVISSANHSFDLIRKSRQCVINIPTADLATTVVKIGNSSGRDIDKFGEFGLTPKPGTHVRAPLIDECYASFECQLADASQVKKYNMFVFEVVKAHVATAPKLPKTIHYRGDGEFMISGAETRKYRKLFRPGML, encoded by the coding sequence ATGCGACGTTACATCAAGCGGGATTTTCCGACCTCGAACGTCCGCCGCCTGCTCGAGCCGGGGCCCATCGTCCTGGTGAGCTCGGCCCACAAGGACGAGACCAACATCATGACGATGGGCTGGCACATGATGATGGAATTCTCGCCGGCGCTGGTGGCCTGCGTCATCTCGAGCGCGAACCACAGTTTCGACCTGATCCGCAAGAGCCGCCAATGCGTGATCAACATCCCGACCGCCGACCTCGCAACGACGGTCGTGAAGATAGGCAACAGCTCCGGGCGCGATATCGACAAGTTCGGCGAATTCGGCCTGACGCCCAAACCGGGCACGCATGTCCGGGCGCCGCTGATCGACGAGTGCTACGCGAGCTTCGAATGCCAGCTTGCCGACGCCAGCCAGGTGAAAAAGTACAACATGTTCGTGTTCGAAGTGGTCAAGGCGCACGTGGCGACGGCGCCGAAGCTGCCAAAGACCATCCACTATCGCGGCGACGGCGAATTCATGATCTCCGGCGCCGAGACACGCAAGTACCGGAAGCTGTTCCGGCCCGGGATGCTGTGA
- a CDS encoding S9 family peptidase encodes MTQTKTPSQPPVAPRRPHSFTRHGITVTDDYAWLKDEKWQEVLREPKVLDPDIRKYLDEENVYTESLLGHTGALQKTLVREMRGRIKEDDSSVPSPDGPFAYFRKFREGGQHELFGRMPRDGGEGHVVLDGDALAKDHTYFKFGGSRHSNDHKLQAWSADTKGSEYFSIRVRDWATGKDLDDVVEETDGGVVWAADARSFFYVKLDDNHRPMQVWRHKLGTKQADDTLVYEEQDAGWFTHLQESTSGRFCVIAGGDHETSEQRLIDLAHPEAPPRLVAAREEGVQYSLADRGDELFILTNADDAIDFKIVTAPLGSPERNNWRDLIPYRPGIYIIDLDLYAGHLVRLERANALPSILIRDLVTKEEHAIAFDEAAYSLDTMGSYEFETTNLRFAYSSMTTPSEVYDYDMVKRTRTLRKRQEIPSGHDAADYVTTRIMAKAHDGAEVPVSILYRRGLELDGSAPLLLYGYGSYGMAMPASFNANRLSLVDRGFVYAIAHIRGGADKGWGWYLDGKREKKTNSFDDFAASARALIDAKYTSAKRIVGHGGSAGGMLMGAVANRAGELFAGIVAEVPFVDVLNTMLDDTLPLTPPEWPEWGNPIESEKDFRTILSYSPYDNVAAKEYPAILAMGGLTDPRVTYWEPAKWIARLRATMSGGGPVLLRTNMGAGHGGASGRFDRLDEVAIVYAFALWAAGMAQA; translated from the coding sequence GTGACCCAGACCAAGACACCCTCCCAGCCCCCCGTCGCCCCGCGCCGGCCGCATTCCTTTACGCGGCACGGGATCACCGTGACCGACGACTATGCCTGGCTGAAGGACGAGAAATGGCAAGAGGTGTTGCGCGAGCCCAAGGTGCTCGATCCGGATATCCGAAAATATCTCGATGAAGAGAACGTCTACACCGAAAGCCTGCTCGGCCACACCGGCGCCCTGCAGAAGACGCTGGTGCGCGAGATGCGCGGGCGGATCAAGGAGGACGATTCCAGCGTGCCCTCGCCGGATGGTCCGTTCGCTTATTTCCGCAAGTTCCGCGAAGGCGGGCAGCACGAGCTGTTCGGCCGCATGCCGCGCGACGGCGGCGAGGGTCATGTCGTGCTCGACGGCGACGCGCTGGCCAAGGACCACACCTATTTCAAGTTCGGCGGCAGCCGCCACTCCAACGATCACAAGCTGCAGGCCTGGAGCGCCGACACCAAGGGCTCCGAATATTTTTCGATCCGTGTCCGCGACTGGGCCACGGGCAAGGATCTCGACGACGTCGTCGAGGAGACCGATGGCGGCGTGGTCTGGGCTGCGGACGCCAGGTCCTTCTTCTACGTGAAGCTCGACGACAATCACCGGCCGATGCAGGTGTGGCGGCACAAGCTCGGCACCAAGCAGGCCGACGACACGCTGGTCTACGAAGAGCAGGATGCCGGCTGGTTCACCCATCTGCAAGAGAGCACCAGCGGCCGCTTCTGCGTGATCGCCGGCGGCGACCACGAGACCTCGGAACAGCGGCTGATCGATCTCGCGCACCCCGAAGCGCCGCCGCGGCTGGTCGCGGCGCGCGAGGAAGGCGTGCAATATTCGCTGGCCGACCGCGGCGACGAGCTCTTCATCCTCACCAATGCCGATGACGCCATCGACTTCAAGATCGTCACGGCGCCGCTTGGCTCGCCGGAGCGCAACAACTGGCGCGATCTGATCCCGTATCGTCCGGGGATCTACATCATCGATCTCGATCTCTATGCCGGCCATCTGGTGCGGCTGGAGCGCGCCAATGCGCTGCCGTCGATCTTGATCCGCGATCTCGTGACGAAAGAAGAGCACGCGATCGCGTTCGACGAAGCGGCTTATTCGCTCGACACGATGGGATCCTACGAATTCGAGACGACGAATTTGCGCTTCGCCTATTCGTCGATGACGACGCCGTCGGAGGTCTACGACTACGACATGGTCAAGCGGACGCGCACCTTGCGCAAGCGCCAGGAGATTCCGTCCGGCCACGATGCCGCCGACTACGTCACCACGCGCATCATGGCGAAGGCGCATGACGGCGCCGAGGTGCCGGTGTCGATCCTCTATCGTCGCGGCCTCGAGCTCGACGGATCGGCGCCGCTGCTGCTCTACGGCTACGGCTCCTACGGCATGGCGATGCCGGCCTCGTTCAACGCCAACCGCCTGTCGCTGGTCGACCGCGGCTTCGTCTACGCCATCGCCCATATTCGCGGCGGCGCCGACAAGGGCTGGGGCTGGTATCTCGACGGCAAGCGCGAGAAGAAGACCAACAGCTTCGACGATTTCGCGGCCAGCGCCCGCGCGCTGATCGATGCGAAGTACACCAGCGCAAAGCGCATCGTCGGCCATGGCGGCTCGGCCGGCGGCATGTTGATGGGCGCGGTGGCGAACCGCGCCGGCGAGTTGTTCGCGGGCATCGTCGCCGAGGTGCCCTTCGTCGACGTGCTCAACACCATGCTCGATGATACGCTGCCGCTGACGCCGCCGGAATGGCCCGAATGGGGCAACCCGATCGAGAGCGAGAAGGACTTTCGCACCATCCTGTCCTACTCGCCCTACGACAATGTCGCCGCGAAGGAGTATCCGGCAATCCTGGCGATGGGCGGCTTGACCGATCCGCGCGTCACCTATTGGGAGCCGGCCAAGTGGATCGCCCGCCTGCGCGCCACCATGAGCGGCGGCGGCCCGGTGCTCCTGCGCACCAACATGGGCGCCGGCCACGGCGGCGCGTCTGGTCGCTTCGACCGGCTCGACGAGGTCGCGATCGTCTACGCGTTCGCGCTGTGGGCGGCGGGGATGGCGCAGGCCTGA
- a CDS encoding MBOAT family O-acyltransferase: MLFNSYPFILLFLPVVLAGYFWLGRRSNLAPVIWLALASLAFYAIGSWQFVALLLLSIAFNYGVGHLLIVAKLTPPQRKAALALGVVGDLLVLGVFKYAGFAADNINALFGTHAAVHILLPVGISFYTFTQIAFLVDAYRGQVAAYALPHYAVFVTYFPHLIAGPILHHKDMIPQFEREESKHPDPHLMLCGIIIFAIGLFKKTCLADGIQPLVALAFDARAPSFDQAWCGVLAYTFQLYFDFSGYSDMAVGISLMFGIFLPVNFNSPYKATSIVEFWRRWHMTLSQFLRDYLYIPLGGNRHGRVLRYVNLLITMLLGGLWHGAAWTFVIWGALHGAYLCVNHAFNALVPNVPAILARPVRFAGAVLTFLAVVVAWVFFRAERVDWALRILHAMADPATIVFGREEIAALVMISIYAALVWLAPNTQAIMGYDHGNRQVGETLRAERMRPLVLYGASLVLALGILGIQSHSEFIYFRF, translated from the coding sequence ATGCTGTTCAATTCCTATCCGTTCATCCTGCTGTTCCTGCCGGTCGTGCTGGCCGGGTATTTCTGGCTCGGGCGGCGCAGCAATCTGGCCCCGGTGATCTGGCTGGCGCTGGCCTCGCTCGCCTTCTACGCCATCGGCAGCTGGCAGTTCGTGGCCCTGTTGCTGCTGTCGATCGCCTTCAATTACGGCGTCGGCCATCTCCTCATCGTGGCGAAGCTCACCCCGCCGCAGCGAAAGGCCGCGCTCGCGCTCGGTGTCGTCGGCGATCTCCTCGTGCTCGGCGTCTTCAAATATGCCGGCTTTGCCGCCGACAACATCAACGCGCTGTTCGGCACGCATGCCGCAGTCCACATCCTGCTGCCGGTCGGCATCTCCTTCTACACCTTCACCCAGATCGCGTTCCTGGTCGATGCGTATCGCGGCCAGGTCGCTGCCTATGCACTGCCGCATTATGCGGTGTTCGTGACGTATTTTCCGCATCTGATCGCCGGGCCGATCCTCCACCATAAGGACATGATCCCGCAATTCGAGCGCGAGGAGTCCAAGCATCCGGACCCGCATCTGATGCTGTGCGGAATCATCATCTTCGCCATCGGCCTGTTCAAGAAGACCTGCCTTGCCGACGGCATCCAGCCGCTGGTCGCGCTCGCCTTCGACGCGCGCGCGCCGAGCTTCGACCAGGCATGGTGTGGCGTGCTCGCCTACACGTTCCAGCTCTATTTCGACTTCTCCGGCTATTCCGACATGGCGGTCGGGATCTCGCTGATGTTCGGCATCTTCCTGCCGGTCAATTTCAACTCGCCCTACAAGGCGACCAGCATCGTCGAGTTCTGGCGGCGCTGGCACATGACCTTGTCGCAGTTCTTGCGCGACTATCTCTATATCCCGCTCGGCGGCAACCGCCACGGCCGCGTGCTGCGTTACGTCAACCTGCTGATCACGATGCTGCTCGGCGGGCTCTGGCACGGCGCGGCCTGGACGTTTGTCATCTGGGGCGCGCTGCACGGCGCCTATCTCTGCGTCAACCATGCCTTCAACGCGCTGGTGCCGAACGTCCCGGCGATCCTTGCGCGGCCGGTTCGTTTCGCCGGCGCCGTGTTGACTTTCCTCGCCGTCGTCGTCGCCTGGGTGTTCTTCCGCGCCGAGCGGGTCGATTGGGCGCTGCGGATCCTCCACGCGATGGCGGATCCCGCGACTATCGTGTTCGGGCGCGAGGAGATCGCGGCACTGGTGATGATATCGATCTACGCGGCGCTGGTGTGGCTGGCGCCGAACACGCAAGCGATCATGGGATATGATCATGGCAATCGCCAGGTCGGCGAGACCTTGCGGGCAGAGCGCATGCGGCCGTTGGTCCTCTATGGCGCATCGTTGGTGCTCGCGCTCGGGATTCTCGGCATCCAGAGCCACAGCGAATTCATCTATTTCCGGTTCTGA
- a CDS encoding pyridoxal-phosphate-dependent aminotransferase family protein: MTVRAGREFLAIPGPTTMPDAVLQAMHRPAIDIYSKQMTDLTESLLRDISGLFATKGKSYIYIANGHGAWEAALSNVLSRGDKVLVLESGRFAIGWGHAAALMGAEVEVLKGDWRRAVRPHEVEERLRRDKEHAIKAVVVVQVDTASGVQNDIEAIGKAIKASGHPALYMVDTVASLGCMPFEMDKWGVDVAMSGSQKGLMTPPGLGFVAANARALEVQKKANMSTPYWSWSEREGSEHYRKYAGTAPVHLLFALRQAIDLLHEEGLENAFRRHSLLGEATRRAVSAWSEGQVLGFNIAEASERSNTVTTVTMSNGYDPAVLQRYCKEKCGVVLGTGIGDLSGQAFRIAHMGHVNAPMLLGTLGVIEVGLNALKIPHGKGGLEAAVAYLGEEVAA; encoded by the coding sequence ATGACCGTTCGCGCGGGCCGGGAATTTCTGGCCATCCCCGGGCCCACCACGATGCCCGACGCCGTGTTGCAGGCGATGCATCGTCCGGCGATCGACATCTACTCCAAACAGATGACCGATCTGACCGAGAGCCTGCTCCGCGACATCTCGGGCCTGTTTGCCACCAAGGGCAAGTCCTACATCTACATCGCCAACGGCCATGGCGCCTGGGAAGCCGCGCTGAGCAACGTGCTGTCGCGCGGCGACAAGGTGCTGGTTCTGGAGAGCGGACGCTTCGCGATCGGCTGGGGCCATGCCGCAGCCCTGATGGGCGCCGAGGTCGAGGTGCTCAAGGGCGACTGGCGCCGCGCAGTGCGGCCGCACGAGGTCGAGGAACGCCTGCGCCGCGACAAGGAGCACGCGATCAAGGCCGTCGTCGTCGTCCAGGTCGACACGGCCTCGGGCGTGCAGAACGACATCGAGGCGATCGGCAAGGCGATCAAGGCGAGCGGCCATCCGGCTTTGTACATGGTCGACACCGTGGCCTCGCTCGGCTGCATGCCGTTCGAGATGGACAAATGGGGCGTCGACGTCGCGATGTCCGGCTCGCAGAAGGGCCTGATGACGCCGCCCGGCCTCGGCTTCGTCGCCGCCAATGCGCGCGCGCTCGAAGTGCAGAAGAAGGCCAATATGAGCACCCCTTACTGGAGCTGGAGCGAACGCGAGGGCAGCGAGCACTATCGCAAATATGCCGGCACCGCGCCGGTGCATCTGCTGTTCGCGCTGCGCCAGGCGATCGACCTGCTGCACGAGGAAGGGCTTGAGAACGCCTTCCGCCGCCACAGCCTGCTCGGCGAAGCCACGCGCCGCGCGGTCTCCGCATGGTCGGAAGGCCAGGTGCTCGGCTTCAACATCGCGGAAGCCAGCGAACGCTCCAACACCGTGACCACGGTGACCATGAGCAACGGCTACGATCCGGCCGTGCTGCAACGCTATTGCAAGGAGAAGTGCGGCGTCGTGCTCGGCACCGGCATCGGCGATCTCTCGGGCCAGGCGTTCCGCATCGCCCATATGGGCCACGTCAACGCACCGATGCTGCTCGGCACGCTCGGAGTGATCGAGGTCGGCCTCAACGCGCTGAAGATCCCGCACGGCAAGGGCGGACTGGAAGCGGCGGTCGCGTATCTCGGCGAAGAGGTGGCGGCGTAG
- a CDS encoding thermonuclease family protein encodes MLRKFLIALSLLGLCQLTLPSLAEAADVTGTAKVRDGDSVVIGNTRIRLGGIDAPSSDQLCLNTKGERWTCGVAARDELAKYAEGKTWLCHTRAIDRRGRTVARCEVGGEDIQKWLVRSGWALSYTRVSHDYDADEAAAREAKAGMWQGAFIAPWDWRVRNKKTTILGATKPPDGTHSILLASASGPVAPSPDCTIKGNVNSAGECIFHPPTSRWYSQIKMRISKGTRWFCSVEEAEAAGCRETKR; translated from the coding sequence ATGTTGCGAAAATTCCTGATTGCGCTGTCATTGCTCGGCTTGTGCCAGCTCACCTTGCCCTCGCTGGCTGAGGCCGCCGACGTCACCGGCACGGCAAAAGTCCGCGACGGCGATTCCGTGGTGATCGGCAACACGCGGATCCGGCTCGGCGGCATCGACGCGCCGTCCTCCGACCAGCTCTGCCTCAACACCAAGGGCGAGCGCTGGACCTGCGGCGTCGCCGCGCGCGACGAGCTCGCCAAATATGCCGAGGGCAAGACCTGGCTCTGCCATACCCGCGCGATCGACCGGCGCGGCCGCACCGTGGCGCGCTGCGAGGTCGGCGGCGAGGACATCCAGAAATGGCTGGTGCGGAGCGGCTGGGCCTTGTCCTACACCCGCGTCTCGCATGACTACGACGCCGACGAGGCCGCCGCGCGCGAGGCAAAAGCCGGCATGTGGCAGGGCGCCTTCATCGCGCCCTGGGACTGGCGCGTGCGCAACAAGAAGACGACCATATTGGGCGCGACCAAGCCGCCGGACGGCACCCATTCGATCCTGCTCGCCTCCGCCTCGGGGCCGGTCGCGCCCTCGCCCGACTGCACCATCAAGGGCAACGTCAACAGCGCCGGCGAGTGCATCTTTCACCCGCCGACCAGCCGCTGGTACTCTCAGATCAAGATGCGGATCAGCAAGGGCACCCGCTGGTTCTGCTCGGTGGAAGAGGCTGAGGCCGCCGGCTGCCGCGAAACGAAGAGATAG